A single window of Luteipulveratus halotolerans DNA harbors:
- a CDS encoding Lrp/AsnC family transcriptional regulator, with product MDAVSYDRSEHVDALDERIIHCLQVAGRAPFAVISEVLGVSEQTVSRRYRRLHGAGLIRVVGLVNPVPMGQTAWGVRLRCRPSATLEIARALARRDDVSWVSIAAGGTEVICVLRARSDADRNALMLDQLPRTAQVHGIDAFAYLHVFRASTTNDWRLGERFLSDQDTARLVAAQPAYDGRLDSLSPEDEALVQVLGSDGRASYARLAAATGWSEGRVARRLAQLIGAGLIYLDVDLVMPRLGMTTSALLSLSVEPAHLAAIGEAMARHDQVVFVGATTGRSNLGVNVVCRSADELYRFVTADLGSQTGVSHVETTLIATTLKQAGSALEDGRLALPVSRR from the coding sequence ATGGACGCCGTCTCGTACGACCGATCCGAGCACGTCGACGCGCTCGATGAGCGCATCATCCACTGTCTCCAGGTGGCCGGACGAGCACCGTTCGCGGTGATCTCCGAGGTGCTGGGCGTCTCGGAGCAGACGGTCAGCCGGCGCTACCGACGCCTGCACGGTGCCGGGCTCATCCGGGTCGTCGGCCTCGTCAACCCGGTGCCGATGGGCCAGACCGCCTGGGGCGTACGCCTGCGGTGCCGGCCGTCCGCGACGCTGGAGATCGCGCGGGCGCTGGCCCGGCGTGACGACGTGTCATGGGTGAGCATCGCTGCGGGCGGCACCGAGGTCATCTGCGTGCTGCGGGCGCGCTCGGACGCCGACCGCAACGCCCTGATGCTCGACCAGCTGCCCCGGACAGCACAGGTGCACGGCATCGACGCGTTCGCCTACCTGCACGTGTTCCGGGCGTCGACCACCAACGACTGGCGACTCGGCGAACGGTTCCTCAGCGACCAGGACACCGCTCGCCTGGTCGCCGCCCAGCCGGCGTACGACGGGCGGCTCGACAGCCTGAGCCCTGAGGACGAGGCGTTGGTCCAGGTGCTGGGGAGCGACGGGCGCGCGTCGTACGCGAGGTTGGCCGCCGCCACCGGGTGGAGCGAGGGACGGGTGGCCCGCCGGCTCGCCCAGCTGATCGGCGCGGGCCTGATCTACCTCGACGTCGACCTGGTGATGCCCCGGCTCGGCATGACCACGTCGGCGCTGCTGAGCCTGAGCGTCGAGCCCGCCCACCTCGCGGCGATCGGGGAGGCGATGGCCCGGCACGACCAGGTGGTGTTCGTGGGGGCGACGACCGGGCGCTCCAACCTCGGCGTCAACGTGGTGTGCCGGTCGGCGGACGAGCTGTACCGGTTCGTCACAGCGGACCTCGGCTCGCAGACCGGCGTCAGCCACGTCGAGACGACGCTCATCGCGACGACACTCAAGCAGGCGGGCTCGGCGCTCGAGGACGGCCGTCTGGCGCTGCCCGTGTCGCGCCGCTGA
- a CDS encoding MFS transporter, with protein MRKWLPLLTICTGTLMLLVDVTIVNVALPDMASGLDTTFSALQWVVDIYALVLAALLMSVGTLADRLGHRGTYVAGLALFATSSAVCGLATSSGLLIAGRGVQGLGAAAMFATTFALLNSSYQGKDRGTAYGMWGAVSGAAAAIGPIAGGLLTEHLSWRWIFFVNLPFALAAIALCFRVLPADTDRRRTPTDVLGMLTFTTFAGTLTYALIKANEDGWGAGVVLALLAVSVLALLAFVAIQARIPHPMLDLSLLRNGPFVGALVAGFVLTAGAFAYLTYASIWMQSVLHMSPVEAGLASLPLAVTSFVTSASIGRMLHGSRTWIAISAGIVLTGVGGLVVAAQLGEGADWKALMAGMAISGVGVGLAAPTISSTAMASVPIQRGGMAAGAVNTARQLGFALGIAALGSVYAARISSTITDRGVPRADEVSDAVAGGQAAQVIAHAPAGVRASLESAVQAASVDGLRATALIAGFLGVAGGLVAAVLVRPRPEPEPQAPRSTDDVEASLA; from the coding sequence GTGCGCAAGTGGCTACCGCTCCTCACGATCTGCACCGGCACGCTGATGCTGCTGGTCGACGTGACCATCGTCAACGTGGCCCTGCCCGACATGGCCTCCGGACTCGACACGACCTTCTCGGCCCTGCAGTGGGTCGTCGACATCTACGCGCTCGTGCTGGCCGCGCTGCTGATGAGCGTCGGCACGCTCGCCGACCGGCTCGGCCACCGCGGCACGTACGTCGCGGGGCTCGCGCTGTTCGCTACCTCGTCGGCCGTGTGCGGACTCGCGACGTCCTCCGGCCTGCTGATCGCCGGCCGCGGCGTACAGGGCCTCGGCGCCGCCGCGATGTTCGCGACCACGTTCGCGCTGCTGAACTCCTCCTACCAGGGCAAGGACCGCGGCACGGCGTACGGCATGTGGGGCGCCGTGTCCGGCGCGGCCGCGGCCATCGGCCCGATCGCCGGCGGCCTGCTCACCGAGCACCTCTCGTGGCGGTGGATCTTCTTCGTCAACCTGCCGTTCGCCCTGGCCGCGATCGCGCTCTGCTTCCGGGTCCTGCCCGCCGACACCGACCGCCGTCGTACGCCCACCGACGTCCTCGGGATGCTCACGTTCACGACGTTCGCCGGCACGTTGACGTACGCGCTCATCAAGGCGAACGAGGACGGCTGGGGCGCCGGTGTCGTCCTCGCGCTGCTGGCCGTGAGCGTCCTCGCGCTGCTCGCCTTCGTCGCGATCCAGGCACGGATCCCCCACCCGATGCTCGACCTGTCGCTGCTGCGCAACGGCCCGTTCGTGGGAGCGCTGGTCGCCGGATTCGTCCTGACCGCAGGCGCATTCGCCTACCTGACCTACGCGTCGATCTGGATGCAGTCGGTGCTGCACATGTCGCCCGTCGAGGCAGGCCTCGCCTCACTGCCGCTCGCGGTGACGTCGTTCGTCACGAGCGCGAGCATCGGGCGCATGCTGCACGGCTCGCGCACGTGGATCGCGATCAGCGCCGGCATCGTCCTGACCGGGGTCGGTGGCCTCGTCGTCGCGGCACAGCTCGGCGAGGGTGCCGACTGGAAGGCCCTCATGGCCGGAATGGCGATCTCCGGCGTGGGCGTCGGCCTGGCTGCTCCCACGATCAGCTCGACCGCGATGGCGTCCGTGCCCATCCAGCGCGGTGGGATGGCGGCCGGGGCCGTGAACACCGCACGCCAGCTCGGCTTCGCTCTGGGCATCGCGGCCCTCGGCAGCGTGTACGCCGCACGGATCTCCTCGACGATCACCGACCGGGGTGTGCCCCGCGCCGACGAGGTGTCGGACGCCGTGGCCGGCGGGCAGGCGGCGCAGGTCATCGCGCATGCACCGGCCGGCGTCCGGGCGTCGCTGGAGTCGGCCGTGCAGGCCGCATCCGTCGACGGACTGCGCGCCACCGCTCTCATCGCCGGGTTCCTCGGAGTGGCGGGTGGCCTGGTCGCGGCGGTGCTCGTACGACCACGCCCGGAGCCCGAGCCGCAGGCGCCACGGTCAACGGATGACGTGGAGGCGTCGCTCGCCTAG
- a CDS encoding FAD-dependent oxidoreductase, translating into MRVAISGGSAVGATSALLFARSGWEVLLVEPETRRFVGDGGLPETAPRPGAPHAVHAHGLMSRARYELRHRLPDVYDDLLAHGGTEVTLDRLCPPALVDGGRDQDDDFTCLRSRRVLLDHTLGTAVRATREIVEIASRATGLEIDATGSVPRVTGVRVDGATERADLVIDAGGRRSPVSSWLARAGVEQPVQVDPGEVTYYSRHYRFERELRMNRGFADAHLFGSVHQFMFLGDSSTAMVALCTHDADPLLKRLRHPEACEAVLGANEDFAEWYAVLEPVSPVFALGSIDNRMRSLVRDGRPLVRGPAQVGDSLAMTNPTRGRGISMGLAAAGRLHDLAQEHTGDDLTHSYDAWQRDSLAPYYREASASDTTMTSALRASLHGTPVPPNAPDLELPHGHPVSADEVERAARLDPDLFRVVLRASMVLDDERRIASPEVVERVRRIGAPAAAPAPPPTRRLDDRAELVGLLADYA; encoded by the coding sequence GTGCGTGTCGCGATCAGCGGGGGCTCGGCGGTCGGTGCCACCAGCGCGCTGCTGTTCGCCCGCAGTGGCTGGGAGGTCCTGCTCGTCGAGCCCGAGACGCGCCGGTTCGTCGGTGACGGCGGCCTGCCCGAGACCGCACCACGACCGGGTGCCCCGCACGCCGTCCACGCGCACGGGCTGATGTCACGAGCCCGCTACGAGCTGCGGCACCGCCTGCCCGACGTCTACGACGACCTGCTCGCGCACGGTGGCACCGAGGTCACCCTGGACCGACTCTGCCCGCCGGCGCTCGTGGACGGCGGCCGTGATCAGGACGACGACTTCACCTGCCTGCGTTCACGCCGGGTGCTCCTCGACCACACACTCGGGACCGCGGTCCGCGCTACTCGCGAGATCGTCGAGATCGCCTCTCGCGCAACGGGACTCGAGATCGACGCGACGGGTTCGGTGCCGCGCGTGACCGGCGTACGCGTCGACGGTGCGACCGAGCGCGCGGACCTCGTCATCGACGCGGGCGGACGCCGGTCACCCGTCTCGTCGTGGTTGGCACGAGCCGGCGTCGAGCAGCCCGTGCAGGTCGACCCGGGCGAGGTGACGTACTACTCGCGGCACTACCGGTTCGAGCGCGAGCTGCGCATGAACCGTGGCTTCGCCGACGCGCACCTGTTCGGCTCGGTGCACCAGTTCATGTTCCTCGGCGACAGCAGCACCGCGATGGTCGCCCTGTGCACGCACGACGCCGACCCGCTGCTCAAGCGGCTGCGCCACCCGGAGGCGTGCGAGGCGGTGCTCGGCGCCAACGAGGACTTCGCCGAGTGGTACGCCGTGCTCGAACCCGTCTCGCCGGTGTTCGCGCTCGGCTCCATCGACAACAGGATGCGGTCGCTGGTGCGCGACGGGCGCCCGCTCGTGCGCGGCCCGGCTCAGGTGGGCGACAGCCTCGCGATGACGAATCCCACTCGTGGCCGGGGCATCTCGATGGGCCTGGCCGCCGCCGGGCGGCTGCACGACCTCGCCCAGGAGCACACCGGCGACGACCTGACCCACTCGTACGACGCCTGGCAGCGCGACAGCCTCGCGCCGTACTACCGAGAGGCGAGCGCGAGCGACACGACGATGACGTCGGCGCTGCGCGCGTCGCTGCACGGTACGCCGGTGCCGCCCAACGCACCCGACCTCGAGCTGCCGCACGGTCACCCGGTGAGCGCCGACGAGGTCGAGCGGGCGGCCCGTCTCGACCCGGACCTGTTCAGGGTGGTGCTGCGCGCCAGCATGGTGCTCGACGACGAGCGCCGGATCGCCTCACCCGAGGTCGTCGAGCGCGTACGCCGCATCGGGGCTCCCGCCGCGGCTCCTGCGCCACCGCCGACCCGCCGCCTCGACGACCGGGCCGAGCTGGTGGGTCTGCTCGCCGACTACGCCTGA
- a CDS encoding HEAT repeat domain-containing protein produces the protein MTTDTLRLARALEHRDPSLRLRAAMTAGTRPEVTYADVLVARSAVEPDFFVREMLTWALVRLPAAATVPLLVAELSRDVAQARSQSLHSLSKIGDPTAWPAVRTLLHETDDDVARAAWRAAVVLAPEAEKHWLATQLAAELGRGGREVQLSLSRALIALGELVLPVLDAAGRSDDPVVRAHAEASERLFHDPEGGFELALDLATRAAIGPPPGEGG, from the coding sequence ATGACCACGGACACCCTGCGGCTCGCCCGCGCGCTCGAGCACCGCGACCCGTCGCTGCGGCTGCGGGCGGCGATGACGGCGGGGACGCGGCCCGAGGTGACGTACGCCGACGTGCTCGTCGCCCGCAGCGCCGTCGAGCCCGACTTCTTCGTGCGCGAGATGCTGACGTGGGCGCTCGTCCGGCTGCCCGCCGCGGCAACCGTGCCGTTGCTCGTCGCCGAGCTGAGCCGCGATGTCGCTCAGGCGCGCAGCCAGTCGCTGCACTCGCTGTCGAAGATCGGCGACCCGACCGCCTGGCCTGCCGTGCGGACCCTTCTGCACGAGACCGATGACGACGTGGCACGCGCCGCGTGGCGGGCAGCCGTCGTACTCGCGCCGGAGGCCGAGAAGCACTGGCTCGCAACGCAGCTCGCCGCTGAGCTCGGACGCGGCGGGCGTGAGGTCCAGCTCAGCCTGAGCCGCGCGCTGATCGCTCTCGGCGAGCTTGTCCTGCCCGTGCTCGACGCCGCCGGTCGGTCCGACGACCCGGTCGTGCGCGCGCACGCCGAGGCGTCCGAGCGGCTGTTCCACGACCCCGAGGGTGGGT